The following proteins are encoded in a genomic region of Sphingopyxis sp. YF1:
- a CDS encoding TetR family transcriptional regulator: MSIVKKRLSPEESRSVALEAARQILIEMGPQAVTLKAVASRIDRTHANLLHHFGSAAGLQKSLAAYLADTVCGTIAAKMAASPPGERNVREIVDLAFDAFGSGGAGALATWMAATGNEGALDPVIDAIHRLIDGMSPDANEKRLLHEDTLALVLMAMGDAQLGGPMAEALGLPRDTARGLATELITGRIATFWAEQGEKT; encoded by the coding sequence ATGTCAATAGTGAAAAAGCGCCTGAGTCCTGAGGAAAGCCGCTCGGTGGCACTCGAGGCGGCGCGCCAGATCCTGATCGAAATGGGACCGCAGGCGGTGACGCTGAAGGCCGTGGCGTCGCGCATCGACCGCACCCACGCCAACCTGCTGCACCATTTCGGCAGCGCAGCCGGCCTGCAAAAGTCGCTCGCCGCCTACCTCGCCGACACGGTGTGCGGCACGATCGCGGCGAAGATGGCGGCCTCGCCGCCGGGCGAGCGCAACGTGCGCGAGATTGTCGACCTGGCGTTCGACGCCTTTGGCAGCGGCGGCGCGGGGGCGCTCGCAACGTGGATGGCGGCGACGGGCAACGAGGGCGCGCTCGACCCGGTGATCGACGCGATTCACCGGCTGATCGACGGCATGAGCCCCGACGCGAACGAAAAGCGGCTGCTGCACGAAGACACGCTGGCGCTGGTACTGATGGCGATGGGCGACGCGCAACTAGGAGGCCCGATGGCCGAAGCGCTCGGCCTGCCGCGCGACACCGCGCGCGGGCTGGCGACCGAGCTGATCACCGGCCGGATCGCGACATTCTGGGCCGAACAGGGTGAAAAGACTTAA
- a CDS encoding metal-dependent hydrolase — translation MSSLSHSPTPADLSITPRDMRFGRDDRQGRWWLNGDPIASAFHTALSVTFPRGEAMFIEAVKAHREGVPDKLAREIRAFTQQEVIHSREHVVFNKKAAEAGYDLSELEDDVNQVLDLIKSRPQIVNLNATIALEHYTAMMAAIMLRDERMYQGAEPEWGALWKWHAIEEIEHKGVAYDTWLHATRDWSRFRRWRARSIMMLLVTTRFWPKRVKGMKALLRQDGLTGWRVTARIWWYLLGSPGILRKSFLPWLSYFMPGFHPWNHDDRALIGKYESDYADAVMPQHSSAAPVPARHEELAAAAA, via the coding sequence ATGTCCAGCCTTTCCCACTCTCCGACCCCCGCCGACCTGTCGATCACCCCGCGCGACATGCGCTTCGGTCGCGACGACAGGCAGGGGCGCTGGTGGCTGAACGGCGATCCGATCGCGTCGGCGTTTCACACCGCCTTGTCGGTCACCTTTCCGCGCGGCGAGGCGATGTTCATCGAGGCGGTGAAGGCGCATCGCGAGGGGGTGCCTGACAAGCTGGCGCGCGAAATCCGTGCCTTCACCCAGCAGGAAGTGATCCACAGCCGCGAGCACGTGGTCTTCAACAAGAAGGCGGCAGAGGCGGGTTACGACCTTTCGGAGCTGGAAGACGACGTCAATCAGGTGCTCGACCTGATCAAGTCGCGGCCGCAGATCGTCAACCTCAACGCGACGATCGCGCTCGAACATTATACCGCGATGATGGCGGCGATCATGCTGCGCGACGAGCGCATGTACCAGGGCGCCGAGCCCGAATGGGGCGCGCTGTGGAAATGGCACGCGATCGAGGAAATCGAGCACAAGGGCGTCGCCTACGACACATGGCTCCACGCGACCCGGGACTGGAGCCGCTTCCGCCGCTGGCGCGCGCGCTCGATCATGATGCTGCTCGTCACCACCCGCTTCTGGCCGAAGCGGGTCAAGGGAATGAAGGCGCTGCTCAGGCAGGACGGACTGACCGGCTGGCGCGTCACCGCGCGCATCTGGTGGTATCTGCTCGGGTCGCCCGGCATTCTGCGCAAGAGTTTCCTGCCCTGGCTCAGCTATTTCATGCCGGGTTTCCACCCGTGGAACCACGACGATCGCGCGCTGATCGGCAAATATGAAAGCGATTATGCCGATGCGGTGATGCCGCAGCACAGCTCGGCGGCGCCGGTGCCGGCGCGCCATGAGGAATTGGCGGCGGCTGCCGCCTGA
- a CDS encoding GNAT family N-acetyltransferase, whose translation MFTAPPIIETERLRLREMRFADKDIHIAMWADERVTRFIGGEPRAPDVSWGKFLAAAGLWPVMGFGYWVFADRASDRLAGMGGLSYFGRGIPELEGLPEAGWAFDADHWGAGYATEAMTAALGWADANLDAAEVRCIIDPGNDASERVSAKLGFRRIGDSEALGYLVGVYSRPRGG comes from the coding sequence ATGTTCACTGCGCCCCCGATCATCGAAACCGAACGCCTGCGCCTTCGCGAAATGCGTTTCGCCGACAAGGACATCCATATCGCGATGTGGGCCGACGAGCGCGTGACGCGCTTCATCGGCGGCGAACCGCGCGCGCCCGACGTCAGCTGGGGCAAGTTCCTCGCCGCCGCGGGTCTGTGGCCGGTGATGGGCTTCGGATATTGGGTGTTCGCCGACAGGGCGAGTGACCGGTTGGCCGGTATGGGGGGGCTAAGCTATTTCGGCCGCGGCATCCCCGAACTCGAAGGCTTGCCCGAGGCGGGGTGGGCATTCGACGCCGATCATTGGGGCGCAGGCTATGCGACCGAGGCGATGACCGCCGCGCTCGGCTGGGCCGACGCCAATCTGGACGCGGCGGAGGTGCGTTGCATCATTGATCCAGGCAATGACGCTTCAGAGCGCGTGTCGGCAAAGCTCGGGTTTCGTCGCATCGGCGATAGCGAAGCATTGGGGTACCTGGTCGGCGTCTATTCGCGGCCGCGCGGGGGGTAG
- a CDS encoding NfeD family protein, whose protein sequence is MPDWLANMEPHWAWLSLGVLLAAAEIVAPGFFLIWIGAAAIVTGVIAWIVPLSVPLQLGIFAVLSFVALYGGRRWLKANPITTADPHLNQRGGRLVGEVLTVTRAIEDGRGRARVGDGEWPVRGPDTAEGTKVRVVSADGGVLVVELA, encoded by the coding sequence ATGCCCGACTGGCTGGCCAATATGGAACCGCATTGGGCGTGGCTCTCGCTGGGCGTGCTCCTCGCCGCCGCCGAGATCGTCGCTCCCGGCTTCTTCCTGATCTGGATCGGCGCCGCGGCGATCGTCACCGGCGTCATCGCGTGGATCGTGCCGCTGAGCGTGCCGCTCCAGCTCGGCATCTTCGCGGTCCTTTCGTTCGTCGCGCTCTATGGCGGGCGCCGCTGGCTCAAGGCGAATCCGATCACCACCGCCGACCCGCACCTCAACCAGCGGGGCGGGCGGCTGGTCGGCGAAGTGCTGACCGTGACCCGAGCGATCGAGGACGGCCGCGGCCGCGCCAGGGTAGGCGACGGTGAATGGCCGGTACGCGGCCCCGACACGGCCGAAGGCACAAAGGTCCGCGTCGTCAGCGCCGACGGCGGCGTGCTGGTGGTCGAACTGGCCTAG
- a CDS encoding SPFH domain-containing protein, translating into MEFALALVVLALVFLIWALTPVRQGYAYTIERFGRYTHTAQPGLNFIMPIFDRVGRKVNMMEQVLDIPGQEIITKDNAMVAVDGVVFFQVLDAAKAAYEVSDLYLSIMNLTTTNLRTVMGSMDLDETLSKRDEINTRLLHVVDDATTPWGVKITRVEIKDIRPPADISNAMARQMKAEREKRANILEAEGSRASEILRAEGQKQSQILEAEGRREAAFRDAEAREREAEAEAKATQMVSDAIAGGNAQAINYFIAQKYVEAVGQFATSPNAKTILFPVEATQLIGTLGGIGELAKDALERKGG; encoded by the coding sequence ATGGAATTCGCGCTGGCGCTGGTGGTACTGGCCCTTGTCTTCCTGATCTGGGCGCTGACGCCCGTGCGGCAGGGCTATGCCTATACGATCGAACGCTTCGGGCGTTACACGCACACCGCACAGCCCGGGCTCAACTTCATCATGCCGATCTTCGACCGCGTCGGGCGCAAGGTGAACATGATGGAGCAGGTGCTCGACATTCCGGGCCAGGAAATCATCACCAAGGACAATGCGATGGTCGCGGTCGACGGCGTCGTCTTCTTCCAGGTGCTCGACGCCGCCAAGGCGGCCTATGAAGTCAGCGACCTCTATCTCTCGATCATGAACCTGACGACGACGAACCTGCGCACCGTGATGGGTTCGATGGACCTCGACGAGACGCTGTCGAAGCGCGACGAGATCAACACGCGGCTGCTGCATGTCGTCGACGATGCGACGACGCCGTGGGGGGTCAAGATCACCCGCGTCGAGATCAAGGACATCCGCCCGCCCGCCGATATTTCGAACGCGATGGCGCGCCAAATGAAGGCCGAGCGCGAAAAGCGCGCGAACATCCTCGAAGCCGAGGGCAGCCGCGCCTCCGAAATCCTGCGCGCCGAAGGCCAGAAGCAGAGCCAGATCCTCGAGGCCGAAGGCCGCCGCGAAGCCGCCTTCCGCGACGCCGAGGCGCGCGAACGCGAAGCCGAGGCCGAAGCCAAGGCGACCCAGATGGTCTCCGATGCGATCGCCGGCGGCAACGCGCAGGCGATCAACTACTTCATCGCGCAGAAATATGTCGAGGCAGTCGGCCAGTTCGCCACAAGCCCCAATGCCAAGACAATCCTCTTCCCGGTCGAGGCGACGCAGTTGATCGGCACCTTGGGCGGCATCGGCGAACTCGCCAAGGATGCGCTCGAACGCAAGGGAGGCTGA
- a CDS encoding CoA ester lyase: MTDFAPRSLLYVPGSNARALEKARGLAADMLIIDLEDAVPADRKAEARGAMRAAVASGFPGKCVAVRINGTGSDHQPADLEALAGLALDAVVLPKVDAPSDLDPARALGVPLLAMIETPAAIYAAREIAADPATRGLIAGLNDLAHELRLPDGMNRGAMSHAIQAIVLAARAGGVWAFDGVYNRIDDAAGFAVEAGEGRRLGFDGKTLIHPSQVDPCNAAFAPSPREIAEAEALVAAATGGAQRHEGRMIEDMHVAAARALLVRAGR; this comes from the coding sequence ATGACCGACTTTGCGCCCCGCTCGCTCCTCTACGTCCCCGGCTCGAACGCCCGTGCGCTTGAAAAGGCGCGAGGACTCGCCGCCGACATGCTGATCATCGACCTCGAGGATGCTGTCCCCGCCGACCGCAAGGCCGAGGCGCGGGGCGCGATGCGCGCCGCCGTTGCGAGCGGCTTTCCGGGCAAGTGCGTAGCGGTGCGGATCAACGGCACCGGCAGCGACCATCAGCCCGCCGACCTCGAAGCCCTTGCCGGGCTGGCGCTCGATGCCGTGGTTCTGCCCAAGGTCGATGCGCCGTCGGACCTCGATCCGGCGCGTGCGCTCGGCGTGCCGCTCCTCGCGATGATCGAGACGCCTGCCGCCATCTATGCAGCGCGCGAGATCGCCGCCGATCCTGCGACGCGCGGACTGATCGCGGGGCTCAACGACCTCGCGCACGAACTCCGGCTGCCTGACGGGATGAACCGTGGTGCGATGAGCCATGCGATCCAGGCGATCGTGCTCGCCGCGCGGGCGGGCGGGGTGTGGGCGTTCGACGGGGTCTACAACCGGATCGACGACGCCGCCGGCTTCGCGGTCGAAGCGGGCGAGGGGCGGCGGCTCGGTTTCGACGGCAAGACCTTGATCCACCCGTCGCAGGTCGATCCGTGCAACGCCGCTTTCGCGCCGTCACCACGCGAGATCGCCGAGGCCGAAGCGCTCGTCGCGGCCGCGACCGGGGGCGCTCAGCGGCACGAAGGGCGGATGATCGAGGACATGCACGTCGCCGCGGCAAGGGCGCTGCTGGTGCGGGCGGGGCGATGA
- a CDS encoding M28 family peptidase gives MHAIKFRAAIAAVALTVLAAPVLHARAADAPITESDLAAHMRILASDAFEGRAPGTEGEDRTIAYVVGEWAKAGLEPVAGSATPWLQPVPLVETRPLTGTVAFKAGGREVALPADGLVLVGRDPSMTRAAVPVVFVGYGIDGAGKVNADVAGKLAVMLFDNPPFGTKPPRYRERRQMLADAGAAGVLVVASEALPWDDLRASLGDRSVRLASAKPGAPVSGFLSPAAAAALLGAAGQTPDKAMAAAKAADYRGLALSMTADIGATTAIRPFASNNIIAKLPGAKPDGKAVLYLGHWDHLGICGDEGDADRICNGAVDNASGIAVLTEVAKRLASGPRPDRDIYFMATTAEEMGLLGAYHFADHPVVPLTDITVALNIDTIAISPRGTPVATIGRGRPAYDAVIRDVATRLGRKMDDDGEADAFVQRQDGWALGAKGVPSLMVGGSFSDMPLLETFLGGDYHRAGDNFSDAIPLGGAAEDAGLHVALGRVFADTKAWSGTEK, from the coding sequence ATGCACGCAATAAAGTTTCGCGCCGCGATCGCGGCCGTCGCCCTCACGGTCCTTGCCGCCCCCGTTCTTCACGCCAGGGCCGCCGACGCCCCGATCACCGAATCCGATCTCGCCGCGCATATGCGCATCCTCGCGAGCGATGCTTTCGAAGGCCGTGCGCCGGGCACCGAGGGCGAGGATCGCACGATCGCCTATGTCGTCGGCGAATGGGCGAAGGCCGGGCTCGAGCCCGTCGCGGGAAGCGCGACGCCGTGGCTGCAACCGGTGCCGCTCGTCGAAACCCGGCCATTGACCGGAACGGTGGCGTTCAAGGCCGGCGGGCGCGAGGTCGCGCTGCCCGCGGACGGACTGGTCCTCGTCGGCCGCGATCCGTCGATGACGCGCGCGGCGGTGCCGGTCGTCTTCGTCGGCTATGGCATCGACGGCGCGGGCAAGGTGAACGCCGACGTCGCGGGCAAGCTTGCGGTGATGCTGTTCGACAATCCGCCGTTCGGCACCAAGCCGCCGCGCTACCGCGAGCGGCGTCAGATGCTCGCCGATGCGGGCGCTGCCGGAGTGCTCGTCGTGGCGTCGGAGGCGCTGCCGTGGGACGACCTGCGTGCGTCGCTCGGCGACCGCAGCGTGCGGCTCGCGAGCGCCAAGCCAGGCGCGCCGGTGAGCGGTTTCCTGTCGCCTGCGGCGGCGGCCGCGCTGTTGGGGGCGGCGGGCCAGACGCCGGACAAGGCGATGGCGGCGGCGAAGGCGGCCGACTATCGCGGCCTTGCGCTGTCCATGACCGCCGACATCGGCGCGACGACCGCGATCCGCCCGTTTGCGAGCAACAATATCATCGCGAAACTGCCCGGTGCGAAACCCGACGGCAAGGCCGTGCTCTACCTTGGTCACTGGGATCATCTCGGTATCTGCGGCGACGAAGGCGACGCCGACCGTATCTGCAACGGCGCGGTCGACAATGCGAGCGGCATCGCGGTGCTGACCGAGGTCGCGAAACGCCTTGCGAGCGGGCCGCGCCCCGACCGCGATATCTATTTCATGGCGACCACCGCTGAGGAGATGGGGTTGCTGGGCGCCTATCATTTCGCCGACCATCCGGTCGTGCCGCTCACCGACATCACCGTCGCGCTCAACATCGACACCATCGCGATCTCGCCGCGCGGTACCCCGGTCGCGACGATCGGGCGCGGACGCCCGGCCTATGATGCGGTGATCCGCGACGTCGCGACCCGGCTCGGACGCAAGATGGATGACGATGGCGAGGCGGATGCCTTCGTCCAGCGGCAGGACGGCTGGGCGCTCGGCGCGAAAGGCGTGCCGTCGCTGATGGTCGGGGGCAGCTTTTCGGACATGCCGCTGCTCGAGACGTTCCTCGGCGGCGACTATCACCGCGCGGGCGACAATTTCAGCGACGCGATTCCGCTCGGCGGCGCGGCCGAGGACGCCGGCCTGCACGTCGCGCTCGGCCGGGTGTTTGCCGATACCAAGGCTTGGTCGGGGACCGAGAAGTAG
- a CDS encoding 3-deoxy-7-phosphoheptulonate synthase class II, which yields MTQQWQPHSWRSHEARQLPTYTDDAALAAAERELAGYPPLVFAGEARDLTQELGRVADGKAFLLQGGDCAESFAEFHPNNIRDTFRVLLQMAVVLTFASKMPVVKVGRMAGQFAKPRSADMEEVGGVELPSYRGDIINDIAFEAEGRGPDPQRMIKAYNQSAATLNLLRAFAGGGYANLHQVNAWTHDFMDRSPWAKKYQETAARISEALAFMEACGVTPETVPQIKGTSFYTSHEALLLPYEQALTRQDSLTGGWYDTSGHMLWVGDRTRFEGSAHIEYLRGIGNPVGMKCGPSLEPDALLRLLDTLNPGHVAGRMTLITRYGHDKIEAHLPKLVRAVKESGHPVVWSCDPMHGNVIKTPNGYKTRPFERILAEVRGFFAVHRAEGTHGGGIHIEMTGQNVTECTGGAMDVTQMDLADRYHTHCDPRLNAGQSLELAFLLAEMLNQEMSERARQAA from the coding sequence CCGACGACGCCGCGCTCGCCGCGGCCGAGCGCGAGCTTGCCGGTTATCCGCCGCTGGTCTTTGCCGGCGAAGCCCGCGATCTGACGCAGGAACTGGGCCGCGTCGCCGACGGCAAGGCCTTTCTGCTCCAGGGTGGCGACTGCGCCGAGAGCTTTGCCGAATTCCATCCGAACAACATCCGCGACACCTTCCGCGTCCTGCTCCAGATGGCGGTCGTGCTGACCTTTGCGTCCAAAATGCCGGTGGTGAAGGTCGGCCGCATGGCGGGCCAGTTCGCCAAGCCGCGTTCGGCCGACATGGAGGAAGTGGGCGGTGTCGAGCTGCCGAGCTACCGCGGCGACATCATCAACGACATCGCGTTCGAGGCCGAGGGTCGCGGCCCCGACCCGCAGCGCATGATCAAGGCGTACAACCAGTCGGCGGCGACACTCAATCTGCTGCGCGCCTTCGCCGGCGGCGGCTACGCCAATCTGCACCAGGTCAACGCCTGGACGCACGACTTCATGGACCGCAGCCCGTGGGCGAAGAAATATCAGGAAACCGCAGCGCGGATTTCCGAAGCGCTCGCCTTCATGGAAGCCTGCGGCGTGACCCCCGAGACCGTGCCGCAGATCAAGGGCACCAGCTTCTACACCAGCCACGAAGCATTGCTGCTCCCCTATGAGCAGGCGCTGACGCGGCAGGACAGCCTGACCGGCGGCTGGTACGACACCTCGGGCCATATGCTGTGGGTCGGCGACCGCACCCGCTTCGAGGGGTCGGCGCACATCGAATATCTGCGCGGCATCGGCAATCCCGTCGGCATGAAATGCGGTCCCAGCCTTGAGCCCGACGCGCTGCTGCGCCTGCTCGACACGCTGAACCCGGGTCATGTCGCGGGCCGCATGACGCTGATCACGCGCTACGGCCACGACAAGATCGAGGCGCATCTGCCCAAGCTGGTGCGCGCGGTGAAAGAATCGGGCCACCCCGTCGTCTGGTCGTGCGACCCGATGCACGGCAATGTCATCAAGACCCCCAACGGTTACAAGACCCGCCCGTTCGAGCGCATCCTCGCCGAAGTGCGCGGCTTCTTTGCCGTGCACCGCGCCGAGGGCACGCATGGCGGCGGCATCCATATCGAGATGACCGGACAGAATGTCACCGAATGCACGGGCGGCGCGATGGACGTGACCCAGATGGATCTCGCCGACCGGTACCACACGCATTGCGATCCGCGCCTCAACGCGGGCCAGTCGCTCGAACTGGCGTTCCTGCTGGCCGAAATGCTCAATCAGGAAATGAGCGAGCGCGCCAGACAGGCGGCTTGA